In one window of Clavelina lepadiformis chromosome 4, kaClaLepa1.1, whole genome shotgun sequence DNA:
- the LOC143452071 gene encoding proteasome subunit beta type-3-like, whose product MSIMSYNGGAAIAMKGKNCVAIASDLRFGIQAQTVGMDFEKVFPMSDRLYLGLTGLATDVQTVVQKLAFQLKLYELRENRPISPKTFLSVVSNVLYEKRFGPYFIEPVIAGLDPKTSEPFIASCDLIGCPMEPEDFVVTGTCAVQMYGMCEALWQPDMEPDQLFECVSQALLNSVDRDAGSGWGAVVHIVEADKVTTRRLKARMD is encoded by the coding sequence ATGTCTATTATGTCATATAATGGAGGTGCTGCTATAGCAATGAAGGGGAAAAATTGTGTTGCTATAGCATCGGACCTAAGGTTTGGTATTCAGGCTCAAACTGTTGGTATGGATTTTGAAAAAGTGTTTCCAATGAGCGACCGCTTATATCTGGGCCTGACTGGCTTAGCAACAGATGTGCAGACAGTGGTTCAGAAACTTGCATTTCAACTCAAGCTTTATGAACTTAGAGAAAATCGGCCAATATCGCCAAAGACATTCCTGAGTGttgtttcaaatgttctaTATGAAAAAAGATTTGGGCCGTACTTTATTGAACCCGTTATTGCTGGTCTTGATCCAAAAACTTCAGAACCATTTATTGCATCATGTGATCTAATTGGATGCCCTATGGAACCAGAAGATTTTGTAGTCACTGGCACATGCGCTGTTCAGATGTATGGCATGTGTGAAGCTTTATGGCAACCAGATATGGAACCAGACCAGCTATTTGAATGTGTATCACAAGCTCTCTTAAACTCAGTTGATCGTGACGCTGGTTCTGGTTGGGGCGCAGTTGTGCACATTGTTGAAGCTGATAAAGTGACTACAAGACGATTGAAAG